A single Streptomyces sp. 2114.4 DNA region contains:
- a CDS encoding DUF4240 domain-containing protein, giving the protein MDETEFWELIDGSREAAAGDPEEQADALVERLLGLDPDAVVDFARHFEARYNRAYSWDLWAAASVLLGGAGDDAFDYFRCWLIAQGREVFEGALHDPDQLAELLDDFDEAVDGDAEELGYAADEAYEQLTGGVMPDLGLPPPPREPVGTYLDFDDDRTMAERFPTLWDRFRP; this is encoded by the coding sequence ATGGACGAGACGGAGTTCTGGGAACTGATCGACGGTTCCCGCGAGGCCGCCGCGGGCGACCCGGAGGAGCAGGCCGACGCGCTGGTCGAGCGGCTCCTCGGGCTCGACCCGGATGCCGTCGTGGACTTCGCCCGCCACTTCGAGGCCCGCTACAACCGGGCGTACTCCTGGGATCTGTGGGCCGCGGCCTCGGTGCTGCTCGGCGGCGCCGGTGACGACGCCTTCGACTACTTCCGCTGCTGGCTGATCGCCCAGGGCCGGGAGGTCTTCGAGGGCGCGCTGCACGACCCCGACCAGCTCGCCGAGCTGCTGGACGACTTCGACGAGGCGGTGGACGGCGACGCCGAGGAGCTGGGCTATGCGGCCGACGAGGCGTACGAGCAGCTGACCGGCGGGGTGATGCCGGACCTGGGGCTGCCCCCGCCGCCCCGCGAACCGGTCGGCACGTACCTGGACTTCGACGACGACCGGACCATGGCGGAGCGCTTCCCCACCCTCTGGGACCGTTTCAGGCCGTAG
- a CDS encoding TIGR01777 family oxidoreductase translates to MRIAITGSTGLIGTALVRSLRAGGTSRAEGPGGGHDVVRLVRRAPRAADEVRWDPGRQEVDTAGLAGCEAVVHLAGAGVGDHRWTAAYKQEIRDSRVLGTRALASALAAMDTPPRVLVCGSAIGYYGDTGDRRTDESAPAGRGFLPEVCVAWEDAAKPAQDAGIRTVFARTGLVVARSGGAWGRLFPVFRLGLGGRLGDGSQYWSFISLEDHIRALRHLIDTEDLAGPVNLTAPEPVTNREVTAVMGHVLGRPTLFTVPAPVLRAALGEFADDVLGSQRVIPRRLLDSGFTFAHPRIIEAVRAA, encoded by the coding sequence ATGCGGATCGCGATCACCGGCTCGACCGGACTCATCGGCACGGCGCTCGTACGGTCTCTGAGGGCTGGGGGCACCTCCCGGGCCGAAGGCCCAGGGGGAGGCCATGACGTCGTGCGGCTCGTACGGCGCGCGCCCAGGGCCGCCGACGAGGTGCGCTGGGACCCCGGGCGCCAGGAGGTCGACACGGCCGGGCTGGCCGGCTGCGAGGCCGTCGTCCACCTGGCCGGCGCCGGGGTCGGCGACCACCGGTGGACGGCCGCCTACAAGCAGGAGATCCGCGACAGCCGGGTCCTGGGCACCCGGGCCCTCGCCTCGGCCCTCGCCGCCATGGACACCCCGCCGCGCGTCTTGGTGTGCGGCAGCGCGATCGGCTACTACGGCGACACCGGCGACCGGCGGACGGACGAGAGCGCGCCGGCCGGCCGCGGGTTCCTGCCGGAGGTCTGCGTGGCCTGGGAGGACGCCGCGAAGCCGGCCCAGGACGCGGGCATCCGTACCGTCTTCGCCCGCACCGGTCTGGTCGTGGCACGCTCCGGCGGCGCCTGGGGCCGGCTCTTCCCCGTCTTCCGGCTCGGTCTGGGCGGCCGGCTCGGCGACGGCAGCCAGTACTGGAGCTTCATCTCCCTGGAGGACCACATCCGGGCGCTCCGCCACCTCATCGACACCGAGGACCTGGCCGGTCCGGTCAACCTCACGGCCCCGGAGCCGGTCACCAACCGTGAGGTCACCGCCGTGATGGGCCATGTCCTGGGCCGGCCCACGCTCTTCACCGTGCCGGCGCCGGTCCTGCGGGCCGCCCTGGGCGAGTTCGCGGACGATGTGCTGGGCAGTCAGCGGGTCATTCCGCGGCGGCTGCTGGACTCCGGGTTCACGTTCGCCCATCCGCGCATCATCGAGGCGGTCCGGGCCGCGTAG
- a CDS encoding FAD-dependent oxidoreductase, translated as MLRTASAVDVVIVGAGPAGLAAARHLTGAGVSVTVLEAAPRIGGRSATDHLDGFRLDRYGRPLAVSAAELCRTPGLGELTLRPFAPGLSLHNGQRAQRVSAPRSAKAALSAARALSRADRRTERRTERQTVRLTDRRTAPPPDGRPVRRIDRRTDRRAADTAAASPAFAPHAPPADRPIHDALASRPAFPHRGHDALLRPLLTALLCDPKLRGSSRGAAAALRAYAQGRLWLPAGGAAAVPDLLAAALPPGTVRTSVQVTAVSTTGVSTAEHGRIPCRAVLVATGAREAAELLPGLRVPAFHPVAVLHHTAADGGRGAPLRDTALILPTDGPVAYSYAAGAIDPSRTPPGRSLITTTVLGAAAMLPLSVLDKTVRPQLDRIYGARTDDWQLLTAHHDPYAVPAMPAPHDPERPVRVLSGLYVCGDHRDTSTLQGALNSGRRAARALLQDFGLPAFTTEPDALPTAA; from the coding sequence GTGCTGCGTACCGCATCGGCCGTGGACGTCGTCATCGTGGGGGCCGGTCCGGCCGGACTCGCCGCCGCCCGTCATCTGACCGGGGCGGGGGTGTCCGTCACGGTCCTGGAGGCCGCGCCACGGATCGGCGGCCGGTCCGCCACCGACCACCTCGACGGCTTCCGGCTGGACCGCTACGGCCGGCCGCTGGCCGTCTCCGCCGCAGAGCTGTGCCGTACCCCGGGCCTCGGCGAACTGACGCTCCGTCCGTTCGCGCCCGGTCTGAGCCTCCATAACGGGCAGCGGGCACAGCGCGTCAGCGCGCCCCGGAGCGCGAAGGCTGCGCTGTCCGCGGCCCGCGCCCTCTCGCGCGCCGACCGCCGCACGGAACGCCGGACGGAGCGTCAGACCGTCCGCCTCACCGATCGGCGGACCGCGCCACCCCCGGACGGCCGCCCGGTCCGCCGTATCGACCGCCGGACGGACCGCCGCGCCGCCGACACCGCCGCCGCTTCCCCCGCCTTCGCCCCGCACGCCCCGCCCGCCGACCGTCCGATCCACGACGCCCTGGCGAGCCGTCCCGCCTTCCCGCACCGCGGTCATGACGCGCTCCTGCGGCCGCTGCTGACCGCGCTGCTGTGCGATCCAAAGCTGCGCGGCTCCAGCCGGGGCGCGGCGGCGGCGCTGCGCGCCTACGCCCAGGGCCGGCTGTGGCTGCCGGCCGGCGGCGCCGCGGCCGTCCCCGACCTGCTCGCCGCCGCTCTGCCGCCCGGCACGGTCCGCACGTCCGTGCAGGTCACCGCCGTCTCCACCACCGGCGTCAGCACCGCGGAGCACGGTCGTATCCCCTGCCGGGCGGTACTGGTGGCCACCGGCGCGCGGGAGGCGGCCGAGCTGTTGCCGGGGCTGCGGGTGCCGGCCTTCCACCCGGTCGCCGTCCTGCACCACACCGCGGCGGACGGGGGCCGCGGCGCGCCGTTGCGTGACACGGCCCTGATCCTCCCGACGGACGGTCCGGTCGCCTACAGCTACGCCGCCGGCGCCATCGACCCCTCCCGTACGCCGCCGGGCCGGTCGCTGATCACCACGACCGTGCTCGGCGCCGCCGCGATGCTGCCGCTGTCCGTACTGGACAAGACGGTCCGCCCCCAGCTCGACCGGATCTACGGTGCGCGCACCGACGACTGGCAGCTGCTGACCGCCCATCACGACCCGTATGCGGTCCCCGCGATGCCGGCGCCGCACGACCCGGAGCGGCCGGTGCGGGTGCTCTCCGGCCTGTATGTGTGCGGCGATCACCGTGACACCAGCACGCTCCAGGGCGCGCTGAACTCGGGCCGCCGGGCCGCCCGCGCGCTCCTCCAGGACTTCGGGCTGCCGGCCTTCACCACGGAACCGGACGCCCTGCCCACGGCGGCCTGA
- a CDS encoding regulator, whose translation MTERPPHHTPNRQLAALIAEAGFSNAGLARRVDQLGIEHGLDLRYDKTSVTRWLRGQQPRGTTPALIAEVFTRRLGRRLSAQDLGLDACAPVYAGLEFAASPSEAVDIVSGLWRKDSGSHAELRKIAFTPAGLVVPSRDWLIGRADERVARGETNGDGAGRVPAQGRVTVPRQRRTDRVDRTQGSKVTSGDIAALRSVGELFRALDHAYGGGHARQALVRYLEHEAEPMLRGSYGEATGRRLFAAAADLTRLAGWTSYDIAAHGLAQRYFVQALRLAQAAGDRAYGSYVLVTMSRQAVYLGHGREAVQLARVAQQGIGGSAPPAVQALLHSAEARGHGVLGEVRACTTALARAERALEAVRPNDDTPYWARFYDEAQLADELAHCHRDLQQYRAASQHAERSLQLRAAGFARSRLFCRVVLATARLGLGELEQACTLGAEAALQASEMRSVRAHEYVREFERRLEPYRDAAAVRGYRERVAALG comes from the coding sequence ATGACGGAACGACCCCCGCACCACACCCCCAACCGCCAGCTCGCCGCGCTCATCGCCGAGGCGGGATTCTCCAATGCCGGGCTGGCCAGACGGGTGGATCAGCTCGGCATCGAGCACGGCCTCGATCTGCGGTACGACAAGACGTCGGTGACCCGCTGGCTGCGCGGCCAGCAGCCCAGAGGCACCACCCCCGCCCTGATCGCGGAGGTGTTCACCCGCCGGCTGGGGCGCCGGCTGTCCGCCCAGGACCTCGGCCTGGACGCCTGTGCGCCGGTGTACGCCGGGCTGGAATTCGCCGCGAGTCCCAGCGAGGCGGTGGACATCGTCAGCGGCCTGTGGCGCAAGGACTCCGGCAGCCACGCCGAGCTCCGCAAGATCGCCTTCACCCCGGCCGGGCTCGTGGTGCCCAGCCGGGACTGGCTGATCGGCCGCGCCGACGAACGGGTCGCCCGCGGCGAGACCAACGGCGACGGCGCGGGCCGGGTACCCGCACAGGGCCGGGTCACCGTGCCCCGGCAACGCCGCACCGACCGCGTCGACCGCACCCAGGGCTCCAAGGTCACCTCCGGCGACATCGCGGCGCTGCGCTCGGTCGGCGAGCTGTTCCGGGCGCTGGACCACGCCTACGGCGGCGGCCACGCCCGCCAGGCCCTGGTGCGCTATCTGGAGCACGAGGCCGAGCCGATGCTCCGCGGCAGCTACGGCGAGGCCACCGGCCGCCGGCTCTTCGCCGCCGCCGCCGATCTGACCCGGCTGGCCGGCTGGACCTCGTACGACATCGCGGCCCATGGGCTGGCCCAGCGGTACTTCGTCCAGGCCCTGCGGCTGGCCCAGGCCGCCGGGGACCGGGCGTACGGGTCCTACGTCCTGGTGACGATGAGCAGGCAGGCCGTCTACCTGGGGCACGGCAGGGAAGCCGTGCAGCTGGCGCGGGTCGCCCAGCAGGGCATCGGCGGCAGCGCGCCGCCCGCCGTGCAGGCGCTGCTGCACTCCGCGGAGGCCCGCGGCCACGGCGTCCTGGGCGAGGTCCGGGCCTGCACCACGGCGCTGGCCCGTGCCGAACGGGCGCTGGAGGCCGTCCGCCCCAATGACGACACCCCGTACTGGGCGCGCTTCTACGACGAGGCGCAGCTCGCCGACGAACTGGCGCACTGCCACCGCGACCTCCAGCAGTACCGCGCCGCCTCCCAGCACGCCGAGCGCTCCCTCCAGCTGCGCGCGGCCGGATTCGCCCGCAGCAGGCTTTTCTGCCGGGTGGTGCTGGCGACCGCGCGGCTGGGCCTGGGCGAACTGGAGCAGGCCTGCACGCTGGGTGCCGAGGCGGCGCTCCAGGCCTCCGAGATGCGCTCCGTACGGGCCCATGAGTACGTCAGGGAGTTCGAGCGCCGCCTGGAGCCCTACCGGGACGCTGCGGCGGTACGGGGATATCGCGAACGGGTGGCGGCGCTGGGGTGA
- the lipB gene encoding lipoyl(octanoyl) transferase LipB, which produces MTAISRGETPVPEGLRFVHLGFGADAVEYTSAWQEQRRVHAARFADELPDTCLLLEHQAVYTAGRRTADEERPLDGTPVVDVDRGGKITWHGPGQLVGYPIQKLPRPVDVVAHVRRLEEALIRVCAEFGVEGTRIEGRSGVWVLGDPVEERAALGGLNLDFDPRLTDELFDPRLSGPEYAPSNAGQRREDRKLAAIGIRVAKGVTMHGFALNVNPDNTSFDKIVPCGIRDAGVASLAGELGREITIAEVLPVAEKHLRDVLEGAELLPRAV; this is translated from the coding sequence GTGACTGCGATCTCTCGGGGGGAGACCCCCGTACCCGAGGGGCTGCGCTTTGTGCATCTGGGCTTCGGCGCCGACGCCGTCGAGTACACCTCGGCATGGCAGGAGCAGCGCCGGGTGCACGCCGCCCGGTTCGCCGACGAGCTGCCCGACACCTGCCTGCTGCTGGAGCACCAGGCCGTCTACACCGCGGGACGCCGTACGGCCGACGAGGAGCGTCCGCTGGACGGGACACCGGTCGTCGACGTGGACCGCGGCGGGAAGATCACCTGGCACGGGCCCGGCCAGCTGGTGGGCTACCCCATCCAGAAGCTGCCGCGCCCGGTGGACGTCGTGGCCCATGTCCGCCGCCTGGAGGAGGCGCTGATCCGGGTCTGCGCCGAGTTCGGCGTGGAGGGCACCCGGATCGAGGGCCGCAGCGGGGTGTGGGTCCTGGGCGACCCCGTCGAGGAGCGGGCGGCCCTGGGCGGGCTGAACCTCGACTTCGACCCGCGGCTGACGGACGAGCTGTTCGACCCGCGGCTCAGCGGGCCGGAGTACGCACCGTCCAACGCCGGCCAGCGCCGCGAGGACCGCAAGCTCGCCGCGATCGGCATCCGCGTCGCCAAGGGCGTCACGATGCACGGCTTCGCGCTGAACGTGAATCCGGACAACACCTCGTTCGACAAGATCGTGCCGTGCGGCATCCGGGACGCCGGCGTCGCCTCGCTCGCGGGCGAGCTGGGCCGCGAGATCACCATCGCCGAGGTACTGCCCGTCGCCGAGAAACATCTGCGGGACGTCCTGGAGGGCGCCGAACTGCTCCCCCGCGCGGTCTGA
- the lipA gene encoding lipoyl synthase — MSAVAPDGRKMLRLEVRNSQTPIERKPEWIKTRAKMGPEYNHLQGLVKSEGLHTVCQEAGCPNIFECWEDREATFLIGGDQCTRRCDFCQIDTGKPQELDRDEPRRVAESVQTMGLKYATITGVARDDLDDGGAWLYAETVRQIHAAMPDTGVELLIPDFNAVPEQLAEVFSSRPQVLAHNVETVPRIFKRIRPGFRYERSLEVISKSREAGLVTKSNLILGMGEEREEISQALQDLYDAGCELITITQYLRPSVRHHPIERWVKPAEFVELQEEAEEIGYAGVMSGPLVRSSYRAGRLYQQAMERREAEASSQAV; from the coding sequence GTGTCCGCAGTCGCACCCGACGGACGCAAGATGCTGCGCCTGGAGGTCCGGAACAGCCAGACCCCCATCGAGCGCAAGCCCGAGTGGATCAAGACCCGGGCGAAGATGGGTCCCGAGTACAACCACCTCCAGGGCCTGGTCAAGAGCGAGGGTCTGCACACGGTCTGCCAGGAGGCGGGCTGTCCCAACATCTTCGAATGCTGGGAGGACCGCGAGGCGACCTTCCTCATCGGCGGTGACCAGTGCACCCGCCGCTGCGACTTCTGCCAGATCGACACCGGCAAGCCGCAGGAGCTGGACCGCGACGAGCCCCGCCGGGTCGCCGAGTCCGTGCAGACCATGGGCCTGAAGTACGCCACGATCACCGGCGTCGCGCGCGACGACCTGGACGACGGCGGCGCCTGGCTCTACGCCGAGACCGTCCGGCAGATCCACGCCGCGATGCCCGACACCGGCGTCGAGCTGCTGATCCCCGACTTCAACGCGGTCCCCGAGCAGCTGGCCGAGGTCTTCTCCTCCCGCCCCCAGGTCCTGGCGCACAACGTCGAGACCGTCCCGCGCATCTTCAAGCGGATCCGCCCCGGCTTCCGCTACGAGCGCTCGCTGGAGGTCATCTCCAAGTCCCGCGAGGCCGGTCTGGTGACCAAGTCCAACCTGATCCTGGGCATGGGCGAGGAGCGCGAGGAGATCAGCCAGGCGCTGCAGGACCTGTACGACGCGGGCTGCGAGCTGATCACGATCACCCAGTACCTGCGCCCCTCCGTGCGCCACCACCCCATCGAGCGCTGGGTCAAGCCCGCCGAGTTCGTGGAGCTCCAGGAGGAGGCCGAGGAGATCGGCTACGCCGGCGTGATGTCCGGCCCGCTGGTCCGCTCCTCCTACCGCGCCGGCCGCCTCTACCAGCAGGCCATGGAGCGGCGCGAGGCCGAGGCGTCCAGTCAGGCGGTTTGA